One Streptomyces sp. NBC_01217 genomic region harbors:
- the rpmG gene encoding 50S ribosomal protein L33 translates to MAATDVRPKITLACVECKERNYITKKNRRNNPDRLEMKKHCPRCNSHTAHRETR, encoded by the coding sequence GTGGCTGCCACCGACGTCCGCCCGAAGATCACGCTGGCCTGCGTGGAGTGCAAGGAGCGGAACTACATCACCAAGAAGAACCGGCGTAACAACCCGGACCGTCTTGAGATGAAGAAGCACTGCCCGCGCTGCAACTCGCACACTGCGCACCGCGAAACCCGCTGA
- a CDS encoding MaoC family dehydratase N-terminal domain-containing protein: MALDQSFVGRIYPPTPPYEVGREKIREFAEAVGDTNPVYVDPEAAKALGHSDVIAPPTFVFSITFKAAGQVVQDPQLGLDYSRVVHGDQKFAYVRPVRAGDRLTVTSTIEGIKSLAGNDVLDIRGEVHDESGEHVVTAWTKLVARAAEEA, from the coding sequence ATGGCGCTCGACCAGTCCTTCGTGGGGCGGATCTATCCGCCCACCCCGCCGTACGAGGTCGGCCGGGAGAAGATCCGCGAGTTCGCCGAGGCGGTGGGCGACACCAATCCGGTGTACGTCGACCCCGAGGCAGCCAAGGCGCTCGGCCACAGTGATGTGATCGCGCCGCCGACGTTCGTCTTCTCGATCACCTTCAAGGCGGCGGGGCAGGTGGTGCAGGACCCGCAGCTGGGCCTGGACTACAGCCGAGTGGTGCACGGTGACCAGAAGTTCGCCTATGTGCGCCCCGTGCGGGCGGGGGACCGGCTGACGGTCACCTCCACGATCGAGGGCATCAAGTCGCTGGCGGGCAACGACGTCCTGGACATCCGTGGCGAGGTTCACGACGAGTCCGGTGAGCACGTCGTGACCGCGTGGACGAAGCTGGTGGCGCGCGCCGCCGAGGAGGCGTGA
- a CDS encoding MaoC family dehydratase: MTAKVSYESVEVGTELPAQSFPVTRATLVQYAGASGDFNPIHWNERFAREVGLPDVIAHGMFTMAEAIRVVTDWAGDPGAVVEYGVRFTKPVVVPNDDKGALIEVSAKVAALLDDRQVRVDLTAMSEGKKVLGMSRAVVRLG, encoded by the coding sequence ATGACGGCGAAGGTCTCTTACGAGTCGGTCGAGGTCGGTACGGAGCTGCCGGCGCAGTCCTTCCCGGTCACCCGGGCGACGCTGGTGCAGTACGCGGGCGCTTCCGGTGACTTCAACCCGATCCACTGGAACGAGAGGTTCGCCCGCGAGGTCGGCCTGCCGGATGTGATCGCGCACGGCATGTTCACCATGGCCGAGGCGATCCGGGTGGTCACGGACTGGGCCGGTGACCCGGGCGCGGTCGTCGAGTACGGGGTGCGGTTCACCAAGCCGGTCGTCGTGCCGAACGACGACAAGGGCGCCCTGATCGAGGTCAGCGCCAAGGTGGCCGCCCTGTTGGACGACAGGCAGGTGCGGGTGGACCTGACGGCCATGAGCGAGGGCAAGAAGGTGCTGGGCATGTCCCGTGCCGTGGTGCGGCTCGGCTGA
- a CDS encoding TetR/AcrR family transcriptional regulator, with protein sequence MSAEERRESVVRAAITEFARGGYAATSTEAIARRVGVSQPYLFRLFPSKQAMFLAATERCLVDTRRVFSEAAKGLEGEEALHAMATAYQRLIVDDPDKLLMQMQMYAAVAAAEASGDHEFGESARAGWLQMWDEIHLALGADVDETTTFLAYGMLINTLASLGFPAGHRVWSGFYDSARPIA encoded by the coding sequence ATGAGTGCAGAAGAGCGGCGCGAGAGCGTCGTCCGTGCGGCGATCACCGAGTTCGCCCGCGGTGGTTACGCGGCCACCTCCACCGAGGCGATCGCCAGGCGTGTGGGTGTCTCGCAGCCGTACCTCTTCCGTCTCTTCCCCAGCAAGCAGGCCATGTTCCTCGCCGCCACCGAGCGCTGCCTCGTGGACACCCGGAGGGTCTTCTCTGAGGCGGCGAAAGGCCTTGAAGGGGAAGAGGCGCTGCATGCCATGGCTACGGCCTACCAGCGCCTGATCGTCGACGACCCGGACAAGCTGCTGATGCAGATGCAGATGTACGCGGCCGTCGCGGCGGCCGAGGCCTCGGGGGACCACGAGTTCGGTGAGTCGGCCCGCGCCGGCTGGCTGCAGATGTGGGACGAGATCCATCTCGCGCTCGGCGCCGATGTCGACGAGACGACGACGTTCCTCGCGTACGGCATGCTCATCAACACCCTGGCCTCGCTCGGCTTCCCGGCCGGTCACCGGGTCTGGTCGGGGTTCTACGACTCGGCCAGGCCGATCGCCTGA
- a CDS encoding MFS transporter → MDQHTPGRSGAVWALVITSVAGFMAALDNLVVTTALPSIRESLGGELAELEWTVNAYTLTFAVLLMLGAALGDRFGRRRLFLVGLTVFTGASAAAALSPGINELIAFRAVQGVGAAIMMPLTLTLLTAAVPAARRGAALGIFSAVTGLAVASGPLIGGSLTEYLSWQWIFWLNVPIGLALLPLARLRLTESYAPDSRLDIPGTLLVSAGLFGIVYGLVNANSDGWTSPTVLTALFAGAALIGWFIHHGFHAKNPMLPMRLFRNRAFFGINMASLLMFLGMFGSIFLLSQYFQGVLDYSPTEAGLRMLPWTGMPMLVAPIAGTLSDRFGGRPVVVAGLALQALGLAFFAMVIGPDASYAAQLPGLIVGGVGMALYFAPAASLVMSSVRPAEQGIASGANNALREVGGALGVAILATVFSSQGGYGSAQSFTDGTVPAVWIGAGAVALAALVALLIPGRRKASAPDAPEPEAAGERVPVAA, encoded by the coding sequence GTGGACCAGCACACGCCAGGCCGCTCAGGAGCGGTCTGGGCACTCGTCATCACCAGCGTCGCCGGATTCATGGCGGCCCTCGACAACCTCGTCGTCACCACCGCCCTGCCGTCCATCCGCGAGAGCCTCGGCGGCGAACTGGCCGAGCTCGAATGGACGGTGAACGCCTACACCCTCACCTTCGCCGTCCTGCTGATGCTCGGGGCGGCCCTCGGCGACCGGTTCGGTCGGCGCCGGCTCTTCCTCGTCGGGCTCACCGTCTTCACCGGCGCCTCGGCCGCGGCCGCCCTCTCGCCCGGGATCAACGAACTGATCGCCTTCCGGGCCGTTCAGGGCGTGGGCGCGGCGATCATGATGCCGCTGACGCTCACGCTCCTCACGGCCGCCGTGCCGGCCGCCCGCCGCGGCGCCGCGCTCGGCATCTTCAGCGCCGTCACCGGACTGGCCGTGGCCAGCGGACCGCTGATCGGCGGCAGCCTCACCGAGTACCTGTCCTGGCAGTGGATCTTCTGGCTGAACGTCCCGATCGGTCTGGCCCTGCTCCCGCTGGCGCGGCTGCGCCTGACGGAGTCGTACGCGCCGGACTCGCGGCTCGACATCCCCGGCACGCTCCTGGTCAGCGCCGGGCTCTTCGGCATCGTCTACGGCCTGGTCAACGCCAACTCCGACGGCTGGACCAGCCCCACCGTCCTCACGGCCCTGTTCGCGGGTGCCGCGCTCATCGGCTGGTTCATCCACCACGGCTTCCACGCCAAGAACCCGATGCTGCCCATGCGGCTCTTCCGCAACCGCGCGTTCTTCGGGATCAACATGGCCAGCCTGCTCATGTTCCTCGGGATGTTCGGGTCGATCTTCCTGCTCAGCCAGTACTTCCAGGGCGTGCTGGACTACTCGCCCACCGAGGCCGGGCTGCGGATGCTGCCCTGGACCGGAATGCCGATGCTGGTCGCCCCCATCGCGGGAACGCTCTCCGACCGGTTCGGCGGCCGCCCGGTGGTCGTGGCCGGGCTCGCCCTCCAGGCGCTCGGCCTCGCCTTCTTCGCGATGGTCATCGGGCCCGACGCCTCCTACGCGGCACAGCTGCCCGGCCTGATCGTCGGCGGCGTCGGCATGGCCCTGTACTTCGCACCCGCCGCCAGCCTGGTGATGTCCAGCGTCCGCCCTGCGGAGCAGGGCATCGCCTCCGGCGCCAACAACGCCCTGCGCGAGGTCGGCGGAGCCCTCGGGGTCGCCATCCTCGCCACGGTCTTCTCCTCGCAGGGCGGTTACGGCTCCGCGCAGTCCTTCACCGACGGAACCGTTCCGGCGGTGTGGATAGGCGCCGGGGCGGTGGCGCTGGCCGCCCTCGTCGCCCTGCTCATCCCGGGCCGCCGCAAGGCCTCGGCCCCGGACGCCCCGGAGCCCGAGGCGGCCGGGGAGCGCGTCCCCGTCGCCGCCTGA
- a CDS encoding UDP-N-acetylmuramate dehydrogenase: MQELHDASLAPLTTFRLGGPAARLLTATTDAEVIEAVREADESGTPLLVIGGGSNLVIGDKGFDGTALRIATKGFALDGTALELAAGEVWTDAVARTVEAGLAGIECLAGIPGSAGATPIQNVGAYGQEVSSTITEVLAYDRCTRETVTIPNAECAFSYRHSRFKAEPDRFVVLRVRFELEDAGGLSAPLKYPETARAMGVEQGERVPVAAARETVLRLRAGKGMVLDPEDHDSWSAGSFFTNPILEAAEYEAFLARTRDRLGPEVTPPAFPADGGRIKTSAAWLIDRAGFTKGYGTGPARISTKHTLALTNRGGATTEDLLALAREVVVGVHEAFGVTLVNEPVTVGVSL; this comes from the coding sequence GTGCAGGAACTCCACGACGCCTCCCTCGCCCCCCTGACCACCTTCCGGCTGGGCGGCCCCGCCGCCCGCCTCCTCACGGCGACGACCGACGCCGAGGTGATCGAAGCCGTGCGCGAGGCCGACGAGAGCGGCACTCCGCTCCTCGTCATCGGCGGCGGCAGCAATCTGGTCATCGGCGACAAGGGCTTCGACGGCACCGCCCTGCGCATCGCGACCAAGGGCTTCGCCCTGGACGGCACGGCGCTGGAACTCGCCGCCGGAGAGGTCTGGACGGACGCCGTCGCCCGCACCGTCGAAGCCGGTCTCGCCGGCATCGAGTGCCTGGCCGGAATCCCGGGCTCCGCGGGCGCGACGCCCATCCAGAACGTCGGCGCGTACGGCCAGGAGGTGTCCTCCACCATCACGGAGGTGCTCGCCTACGACCGGTGCACCCGCGAAACGGTCACCATCCCGAACGCCGAGTGCGCGTTCTCGTACCGGCACAGTCGCTTCAAGGCCGAACCCGACCGCTTCGTGGTGCTGCGTGTCCGCTTCGAGCTGGAAGATGCGGGCGGCCTCTCCGCACCCCTGAAGTACCCCGAAACGGCCCGCGCCATGGGCGTCGAGCAGGGCGAGCGCGTGCCCGTCGCGGCCGCCCGTGAAACGGTGCTCAGGCTCCGCGCCGGCAAGGGCATGGTGCTGGACCCGGAGGACCACGACTCCTGGTCGGCCGGCTCCTTCTTCACCAACCCGATCCTGGAAGCGGCGGAGTACGAGGCGTTCCTCGCCCGCACCAGGGACCGGCTCGGTCCCGAGGTGACGCCCCCCGCCTTCCCCGCGGACGGGGGACGCATCAAGACCTCCGCGGCCTGGCTCATCGACAGGGCCGGTTTCACCAAGGGATACGGCACCGGCCCGGCCCGTATCTCCACCAAGCACACCCTCGCGCTCACCAACCGCGGCGGTGCGACCACCGAGGATCTCCTCGCGCTCGCCCGTGAGGTCGTCGTCGGGGTCCACGAGGCCTTCGGCGTCACGCTCGTCAACGAACCCGTGACGGTCGGCGTGAGCCTGTAG
- a CDS encoding NAD(P)-dependent oxidoreductase encodes MRITVFGATGGIGQEIVRQAVAAGHEVTAVVRDPARLPIPLSDVQVHAAARIDDPEALRDAVAGRDAVLSGLGSRGRKADGIAERLTQSVLRAMEAEGTRRLLVVSAAPVAPQPADDPLLDRMMLKAIGAVLKEVYADLALMEAALARSTTDWTSVRPPKLTNGPLTGTYRTVYGSNPRSGRSISRADVAHAMLALIDDPAAVKQGVGVAY; translated from the coding sequence ATGAGGATCACGGTGTTCGGCGCGACGGGCGGCATCGGCCAGGAGATCGTCCGCCAGGCGGTGGCGGCGGGTCATGAGGTGACGGCAGTGGTCCGCGATCCGGCGCGGCTGCCCATCCCGCTCTCCGACGTACAGGTCCATGCGGCGGCGCGCATCGACGACCCGGAGGCGCTGCGCGATGCGGTCGCGGGCCGGGACGCGGTGCTCTCCGGGCTCGGCTCGCGCGGCCGGAAGGCCGACGGGATCGCCGAGCGGCTCACGCAGTCGGTGCTGCGGGCGATGGAGGCCGAGGGGACACGGCGGCTGCTGGTGGTCAGCGCGGCGCCCGTCGCCCCGCAGCCCGCGGACGATCCGCTGCTGGACCGGATGATGCTGAAGGCGATCGGTGCGGTCCTCAAGGAGGTCTACGCGGACCTGGCGCTGATGGAGGCCGCGCTGGCCCGCAGCACGACGGACTGGACGTCGGTGCGGCCGCCGAAGCTCACGAACGGGCCGCTGACGGGGACGTACCGGACGGTGTACGGCAGCAATCCGCGCAGCGGCCGGTCCATCTCGCGGGCCGATGTGGCGCACGCGATGCTGGCGCTGATCGACGATCCGGCGGCGGTGAAGCAGGGCGTGGGCGTGGCGTACTGA
- a CDS encoding TetR/AcrR family transcriptional regulator, producing the protein MEQKPARVRIIDAAHQLMLTIGLARATTKEIARAAGCSEAALYKHFPSKEELFVAVLRERLPKLDPLLKQLIATPGAGERTVEQNLTEIARQAALFYEQSFPIAASLYAEPRLKERHNAAMRELGIGPHIPIRGVDAYLRSEQAAGRLRADADTYAAASLLLGACAQRAFAYEATETGGPPQSLDEFAASVASALIKGVGA; encoded by the coding sequence ATGGAGCAGAAGCCGGCCCGCGTCCGCATCATCGACGCCGCCCATCAGCTGATGCTCACCATCGGCCTGGCCCGCGCCACCACCAAGGAGATCGCCAGAGCCGCAGGATGCTCGGAGGCCGCGCTCTACAAGCACTTCCCGAGCAAGGAGGAGCTGTTCGTGGCCGTGCTCAGGGAACGGCTGCCCAAGCTCGACCCGCTGCTGAAGCAACTCATCGCGACCCCGGGGGCGGGGGAGCGGACCGTCGAGCAGAACCTCACCGAGATCGCCCGCCAGGCCGCCCTCTTCTACGAGCAGAGCTTCCCGATCGCCGCCTCGCTGTACGCCGAGCCGAGACTCAAGGAGCGCCACAACGCGGCGATGAGGGAGCTGGGCATCGGCCCGCACATACCCATCCGCGGCGTGGACGCGTATCTGCGCTCCGAGCAGGCCGCGGGCCGGTTGCGGGCCGACGCGGACACCTACGCGGCCGCGTCGCTGCTCCTGGGGGCCTGCGCGCAGCGGGCGTTCGCCTACGAGGCCACGGAGACCGGGGGACCGCCGCAGTCCCTCGACGAATTCGCCGCGTCCGTGGCGAGCGCGCTGATAAAGGGGGTCGGGGCGTAG
- a CDS encoding adenosine deaminase, with the protein MERDVRLLPKAHLHLHFTGSMRPTTLLELADKYGVHLPEALTGGEPPRLRATDERGWFRFQRLYDIARSCLRSPEDIQRLVRETAQEDVADGSGWLEIQVDPTSYAPLLGGLIPAIEIILDAVDSASRATGLPIRVVIAANRMKHPLDARTLARLAVRYADRGVVGFGLSNDERRGMARDFDRAFAIARDGGLLAAPHGGELAGPSSVRDCLDDLEAARIGHGVRAAEDPRLLRRLAERGVTCEVCPASNVALGVYEKPADVPLRTLFEAGVPMALGADDPLLFGSRLAAQYDLVRRHHAFTDEELAELARQSVRGSAAPAAVRAELLAGIDGWLAKPAG; encoded by the coding sequence ATGGAGCGTGATGTACGGCTGTTGCCCAAGGCCCACCTGCACTTGCATTTCACCGGGTCGATGCGGCCCACGACCCTGCTCGAACTCGCCGACAAGTACGGCGTGCATCTGCCGGAGGCCCTGACCGGCGGCGAGCCGCCCAGGCTGCGGGCCACGGACGAGCGCGGATGGTTCCGCTTCCAGCGGCTCTACGACATCGCGCGGTCCTGTCTGAGGAGCCCGGAGGACATCCAGCGGCTCGTGCGCGAGACGGCCCAGGAGGATGTCGCGGACGGCTCCGGCTGGCTGGAGATACAGGTCGACCCCACCTCGTACGCCCCGCTGCTCGGCGGGCTGATCCCGGCGATCGAGATCATTCTGGACGCCGTGGACAGCGCGTCGCGCGCGACCGGACTGCCGATCCGGGTGGTGATCGCGGCGAACCGGATGAAGCACCCGCTGGACGCCCGGACGCTGGCGCGGCTCGCGGTGCGGTACGCGGACCGGGGCGTCGTCGGATTCGGGCTCTCCAACGACGAGCGCCGCGGGATGGCCCGGGACTTCGACCGGGCGTTCGCGATCGCCCGCGACGGCGGTCTGCTGGCGGCCCCGCACGGCGGTGAGCTGGCCGGCCCTTCGAGCGTGCGGGACTGTCTGGACGACCTCGAAGCGGCCCGGATCGGGCACGGCGTACGGGCCGCCGAGGACCCCCGGCTGCTGCGCAGGCTGGCGGAGCGCGGGGTCACCTGCGAGGTGTGCCCGGCGTCGAACGTGGCGCTGGGCGTCTACGAGAAGCCCGCCGACGTACCCCTGCGCACTCTGTTCGAGGCCGGGGTGCCGATGGCGCTGGGTGCGGACGATCCGCTGCTCTTCGGCTCGCGGCTGGCTGCGCAGTACGACCTCGTACGGCGCCATCACGCGTTCACGGACGAGGAACTGGCGGAGCTGGCCCGGCAGTCGGTACGGGGCTCCGCGGCGCCGGCCGCGGTACGGGCGGAGCTCCTGGCGGGCATCGACGGGTGGCTCGCGAAGCCGGCGGGCTAG
- a CDS encoding pyridoxal phosphate-dependent aminotransferase, producing MSAATSPSERRVSARIGAISESATLAVDAKAKALKAAGRPVIGFGAGEPDFPTPGYIVEAAVEACRNPKYHRYTPAGGLPELKAAIAEKTLRDSGYEVEPAQILVTNGGKQAIYEAFAAILDPGDEVIVPAPYWTTYPESIRLAGGVPVDVVADETTGYRVSVEQLEAARTERTKVVLFVSPSNPTGAVYSEADARAIGEWAVEHGLWVLTDEIYEHLVYGTAKFTSLPALVPALRDKCIVVNGVAKTYAMTGWRVGWLIGPKDVVKAATNLQSHATSNVSNVAQVAALAAVSGNLDAVAEMRTAFDRRRLTIVRMLNEIDGVLCPEPEGAFYAYPSVKELLGKEIRGRRPATTAELAALILDEAEVAVVPGEAFGTPGYLRLSYALGDDDLVEGVSRLQKLLGEAKA from the coding sequence ATGAGCGCTGCAACTTCTCCCTCCGAGCGCCGGGTTTCCGCCCGCATCGGTGCGATCTCCGAGTCCGCCACCCTCGCCGTCGACGCCAAGGCCAAGGCCCTCAAGGCCGCCGGCCGTCCGGTGATCGGCTTCGGCGCCGGTGAGCCCGACTTCCCGACCCCCGGCTACATCGTCGAGGCCGCGGTCGAGGCCTGCCGCAACCCGAAGTACCACCGCTACACCCCGGCGGGAGGGCTCCCGGAGCTCAAGGCCGCCATCGCGGAGAAGACGCTGCGCGACTCCGGCTACGAGGTCGAACCCGCCCAGATCCTGGTGACCAACGGCGGCAAGCAGGCCATCTACGAGGCGTTCGCCGCCATCCTCGACCCGGGCGACGAGGTCATCGTCCCGGCTCCGTACTGGACCACCTACCCCGAGTCGATCCGGCTGGCCGGCGGTGTCCCGGTGGACGTCGTGGCCGACGAGACCACCGGCTACCGGGTCTCCGTCGAGCAGCTGGAGGCCGCGCGCACCGAGCGTACGAAGGTCGTCCTGTTCGTCTCCCCGTCGAACCCGACCGGCGCGGTGTACAGCGAGGCCGACGCCAGAGCGATCGGTGAGTGGGCCGTCGAGCACGGCCTGTGGGTGCTCACCGACGAGATCTACGAGCACCTGGTCTACGGCACCGCGAAGTTCACCTCGCTGCCCGCGCTCGTGCCCGCCCTGCGCGACAAGTGCATCGTGGTCAACGGTGTCGCCAAGACGTACGCGATGACCGGCTGGCGCGTGGGCTGGCTCATCGGCCCCAAGGACGTCGTCAAGGCCGCGACCAACTTGCAGTCGCACGCCACGTCCAACGTCTCCAACGTCGCCCAGGTCGCCGCGCTGGCCGCCGTCTCGGGGAACCTGGACGCGGTCGCCGAGATGCGTACCGCCTTCGACCGCCGCCGGCTGACCATCGTGCGGATGCTCAACGAGATCGACGGCGTGCTGTGCCCGGAGCCCGAGGGCGCGTTCTACGCGTACCCCTCGGTGAAGGAGCTGCTCGGCAAGGAGATCCGCGGCAGGCGCCCGGCCACCACGGCCGAGCTGGCGGCGCTCATCCTGGACGAGGCCGAGGTCGCGGTCGTACCGGGCGAGGCCTTCGGTACGCCGGGCTATCTGCGGCTCTCGTACGCCCTGGGTGACGACGACCTCGTCGAGGGCGTCTCGCGGCTCCAGAAGCTGCTGGGCGAGGCCAAGGCCTAG
- the secE gene encoding preprotein translocase subunit SecE: protein MTDAVGSIDMPDAEDEVPESKKKTRKGGKRGKKGPLGRLALFYRQIVAELRKVVWPTRNQLTTYTSVVIVFVVVMIGLVTVIDFGFQRVIKYVFG from the coding sequence GTGACGGACGCCGTGGGCTCCATCGACATGCCTGATGCCGAGGATGAAGTGCCCGAGTCGAAGAAGAAGACCCGGAAGGGCGGCAAGCGCGGCAAGAAGGGCCCCCTGGGCCGTCTCGCGCTGTTCTACCGCCAGATCGTCGCAGAGTTGCGCAAGGTCGTCTGGCCGACTCGTAATCAGCTGACGACATACACCTCAGTGGTGATTGTCTTCGTCGTCGTCATGATCGGTCTGGTGACCGTGATTGACTTCGGATTCCAGCGGGTCATCAAGTACGTCTTCGGCTGA
- the nusG gene encoding transcription termination/antitermination protein NusG has product MSDPNLNDAVEPTAGAFESAEDELDIVEGADAEEPDQAEAADAAAGEPAEQAALHTEDDDEAAEADAGSEDDEPAGSAEADEEAGEEAEPAAPVDAVTALRDELRGLPGEWYVIHTYAGYEKRVKANLEQRAVSLNVEDFIYQAEVPEEEIVQIKNGERKNVRQNKLPGYVLVRMDLTNESWGVVRNTPGVTGFVGNAYDPYPLTLDEIVKMLAPEAEEKAAREAAEAEGKPAPARKVEVQVLDFEVGDSVTVTDGPFATLQATINEINADSKKVKGLVEIFGRETPVELSFDQIQKN; this is encoded by the coding sequence GTGTCTGACCCGAACCTGAACGACGCCGTCGAGCCGACGGCGGGCGCCTTCGAGTCCGCCGAGGACGAGCTCGACATCGTCGAAGGGGCGGACGCCGAGGAGCCGGACCAGGCCGAAGCTGCCGACGCCGCCGCAGGTGAGCCCGCCGAGCAGGCAGCCCTGCACACCGAGGACGACGACGAGGCCGCGGAGGCCGACGCCGGTTCCGAGGACGACGAGCCCGCTGGATCTGCCGAGGCCGACGAGGAAGCCGGGGAAGAGGCCGAGCCGGCCGCCCCCGTCGACGCCGTCACGGCCCTGCGCGACGAGCTGCGCGGCCTTCCCGGCGAGTGGTACGTCATCCACACGTACGCCGGTTACGAGAAGCGCGTGAAGGCCAACCTGGAGCAGCGTGCCGTCTCGCTCAACGTCGAGGACTTCATCTACCAGGCCGAAGTGCCCGAGGAAGAGATCGTCCAGATCAAGAACGGCGAGCGCAAGAACGTCCGCCAGAACAAGCTCCCGGGCTACGTCCTGGTGCGCATGGACCTGACGAACGAGTCCTGGGGCGTCGTCCGCAACACACCCGGCGTCACCGGCTTCGTGGGCAACGCCTACGACCCGTACCCGCTGACCCTGGACGAGATCGTCAAGATGCTCGCCCCGGAGGCCGAGGAGAAGGCCGCCCGCGAGGCCGCCGAGGCCGAGGGCAAGCCGGCTCCGGCCCGCAAGGTCGAGGTCCAGGTGCTCGACTTCGAGGTCGGCGACTCGGTCACCGTCACCGACGGCCCGTTCGCCACGCTGCAGGCGACGATCAACGAGATCAACGCCGACTCGAAGAAGGTCAAGGGTCTCGTCGAGATCTTCGGCCGCGAGACCCCGGTCGAGCTCAGCTTCGACCAGATCCAGAAGAACTAG
- the rplK gene encoding 50S ribosomal protein L11, whose amino-acid sequence MPPKKKKVTGLIKLQINAGAANPAPPVGPALGQHGVNIMEFCKAYNAATESQRGMVVPVEITVYEDRSFTFITKTPPAAKLILKAAGVDKGSGEPHKTKVAKLTAAQVREIATTKLPDLNANDLDAASKIIAGTARSMGITVEG is encoded by the coding sequence ATGCCTCCCAAGAAGAAGAAGGTCACGGGGCTTATCAAGCTCCAGATCAACGCCGGTGCGGCCAACCCGGCCCCGCCGGTCGGCCCCGCGCTCGGCCAGCACGGCGTCAACATCATGGAGTTCTGCAAGGCCTACAACGCCGCGACCGAGTCGCAGCGTGGCATGGTCGTGCCGGTGGAGATCACGGTCTACGAGGACCGTTCCTTCACCTTCATCACCAAGACTCCGCCGGCCGCGAAGCTGATCCTCAAGGCCGCGGGCGTGGACAAGGGCTCCGGCGAGCCGCACAAGACCAAGGTCGCCAAGCTGACGGCTGCCCAGGTCCGTGAGATCGCCACGACGAAGCTCCCCGACCTGAACGCCAACGACCTCGACGCCGCGTCGAAGATCATCGCTGGCACCGCCCGTTCCATGGGCATCACGGTCGAAGGCTGA
- the rplA gene encoding 50S ribosomal protein L1, producing MKRSKNLRAADAKIDRARNYAPLEAVRLAKETASTKFDGTVEVAFCLGVDPRKADQMVRGTVNLPHGTGKTARVLVFATGDRAAAAEAAGADIVGADELIDEVAKGRLDFDAVVATPDLMGKVGRLGRVLGPRGLMPNPKTGTVTPDVAKAVTDIKGGKIEFRVDKHSNLHFIIGKASFDDTKLVENYAAALEEILRLKPSAAKGRYIKKATLATTMGPGIPLDANRTRNLLVEEDPAAV from the coding sequence GTGAAGCGCAGCAAGAACCTCCGCGCTGCGGACGCCAAGATCGACCGGGCGCGCAACTACGCCCCGCTCGAGGCCGTCCGTCTCGCCAAGGAGACCGCCTCCACCAAGTTCGACGGCACCGTCGAGGTCGCGTTCTGCCTGGGTGTCGACCCGCGCAAGGCCGACCAGATGGTCCGTGGCACCGTGAACCTCCCGCACGGCACCGGCAAGACCGCCCGGGTCCTGGTCTTCGCGACCGGTGACCGTGCTGCGGCCGCGGAAGCCGCGGGCGCCGACATCGTCGGCGCCGACGAGCTCATCGACGAGGTGGCGAAGGGCCGTCTGGACTTCGACGCCGTCGTCGCCACCCCGGACCTCATGGGCAAGGTCGGCCGCCTCGGCCGTGTGCTCGGTCCGCGTGGTCTGATGCCGAACCCGAAGACCGGCACCGTCACCCCCGATGTCGCGAAGGCTGTCACCGACATCAAGGGCGGCAAGATCGAGTTCCGCGTCGACAAGCATTCGAACCTGCACTTCATCATCGGCAAGGCGTCGTTCGACGACACCAAGCTGGTCGAGAACTACGCAGCGGCGCTGGAGGAGATCCTCCGTCTGAAGCCGTCCGCCGCCAAGGGCCGCTACATCAAGAAGGCCACCCTGGCCACCACGATGGGCCCCGGCATCCCGCTGGACGCCAACCGCACCCGTAACCTCCTCGTCGAGGAGGACCCGGCCGCCGTCTGA